The Lentimicrobium sp. L6 genome includes the window TGGCTCAATATCTGCACTTATTGTCCAATAGTACTTCTGGTCAGCCCACAGATACTTGGGTGCCTAGCTCCTCTAATATTGAACCACAAAGTGTTTCGCAATATGCCTTGGGTTATTTCAAGAATTTCGCTGATAATAAATATGAATTCTCCGTTGAAACCTATTATAAAGACATAAATAATGTAACCGATTATGAAGATGGAACAGATATTATGCTGAATGAAAATATTGAAGCTTATATTCTACAAGGTAAAGGGAGAAGCTATGGTGCTGAATTTTATTTGAAGAAGAAATATGGTCGCTTTAATGGTTGGATTAGTTATACCTTAGCGCGTACCGAAAATAAGATTGATGGCATCAATAATAATAATTGGTATCCTTCAAAAATAGATAAAACCCATGACCTTTCTATAGTTGCTAATTTTGAAATCAATAAACGATTATCTATTTCTGCTGCTTGGATTTATTATACTGGTAATGCCGTTACTTTCCCCAGTGGAAAATATGATTACGACAATCAGATTTGGTCCTATTATACCGAAAGAAATAGCTATAGAATGCCCGACTATCATCGCCTCGATTTAAATCTTCACCTTAAAGGAAAAGAGAAGAAAAGGTTTCAGTCCAGTTGGGATTTCTCCTTATATAATGCTTATAATCGCTATAATGCTTATTCTATCACCTTTGAAGAAAGTGAGACAAATCCTGGCCAAACCGAAGCTGTTAAGCTCAGCTTATTTGGTATAGTGCCTTCAGTTACATGGAATTTTAAATTTTAAAAAAAGACTAATGATGAAATATTATTCAATACAATTAAGAAATATATTTGGCCTGTTCCTGGTGGTTTTTTTGAGCTCCTGCGAAGAGGTGATAGACATAGACCTGAACTCATCTAATCCCGTTTTAGTTGCAGAAGGTGTGATAGATAATGAATCCCCAGCTTGGATACGACTCACTTATACCACAGATTACTTTGAAACCGAAGAGGCTAGATTTGAGTCTACAGCAACTGTGACTATTACAGATAATGTGGGACATAGTGAAATACTAGAATATATATCTGAGGGTTTATATCAAGGTAGTGATTTAATAGGCGCTTTTAATGATCAGTATACCATTAGCATTTTAAATAATGGGATTGAATATAAAGCCAGCTCCAAGCTTTTCCCACCCAGTGAAATACGGTCTGTTAGTTTTGAGGAAAATGAAAACCTAAAGCCTGGTCAAGATGAATCTTATACCATCACCATAAACTTTGAGGATGATCCTCTAACCAATAATTACTATTTATTTAAATACTGGATTAATGGGGATTTGGAAACCAATAGCTATTATTTGGTAGATGATAGTTATTATGAAAATACGGGTTTAATTGAATATTCCCCTTTTCGCCTAAATTTCGAAATGGATGATGAACTAAGAATACAATTATACACTATCGATGAGGATACCTATGACTATTACTCAGAGTTGAATGATGCGGAGGGTGGGATGATGGGTGGTTCGTCAAACCCTTATAATCCAGAATCAAATTTTGGAACTGAAGTTTTGGGATATTTTGCAGCTTGGTCAATGGTGGAGTATGATACACAGGTAGAGTAAAGTGGGACACATTAAAAGCTATGGGGAGTAAACACCATTATAATACATGTATAAATACTTTTTCTCATCACTTTTTCGAAAAAGTGATGCAAAAACAGCCGCTGTATCAGAAAGTCTACTCCACAAATGGATTTTCGGAAAAACAATAAACTCCTACTTATAGTGACATCCTGTGGATTGTCACTAACGAGCGTCAAACAATATTGTTTTTGTTTCCTTCAATCCATTTGCTCCGCTAAACAACTTTCTGATAAGGCGGAGTAGACTTCCCATGGAAGTCTTTATAAACTTCTGCGGGGGGATAAAGAGTATTTTTTCATACCATTAGTTTTTATTTGAAACTCTATTGCTCACTAATTTCTAGTTTCTTAATTCGGAGATAGCGGGAAGGCCAGTCCAAACAGGGAGGCCAGCAAGGTGGTGAATGTAAAAATGATAGATTTTTCGCTAAGGCGTTTACGTTTTAAAATAATGACAAGGAAATACTAATATCAAGGGATGATATCGAAATTCTGAATGCTATTTGAAGCCTCCATTGTCATTGTTTTTCTACTTTGCGTTAAAAAATCATCATTTTTATAGAGGAGGGAGGGAATTTGTTTGGACAAGGTTTTGGTACTTTTGACCTAAAAGTACAACAAATAACTGATATTAGAACAAGAGATTTGTGATTGCCATAAGGTTCAAGATTCCTCATTTGACTAAATAGTGAATGAAATTTTTTTCCAATAGAGTTAATCATTAATCCGTAACATTAGGGCAAGTAGAAAATTAAGGTCAATATACTCCCCATAATTTTAAAGATGACTCAGTAAAGTTGATACCTATCATCGCCTATCAGGTGTAGAGATAGATTTAGAATTTCTTTTTGTTGATAAACACATGGGTTCCAAAGCATATTGTTCTTTGGTGACTGATGTGTTTTTTTAAATATTAAGCTTGTTGTTGCCTGTTGAAAAACACCATAAGCCTGTTGCTTTGTACCATTTTGTTAATGATGGAGAAAATCGTTTTAAGATGCTGTGATAGTTTCTTTATTGACGTTTTAGTGTTCTAGAGTGTTGTGAAGCAGTATTTAAACCTTATGTTTTATTTGCTAAAATCTTTTTTTATTGTGTTAGAAATGATTCTTTTTTAAGGGGTGTTTTATGTTTTCGTTGAAAAGTACCATAAATTCCGTTATTGTTATCTTATAAACAATCCGCCAGGGTCTTAAATTTGCATTTGTATTATTTCAGTAATGAAATGATTATGGTGTCGAACTAAAACTTTAAGAAATGGCAAAGTCAAATAAGAAATATCACTCAACAGTAGGTCGTAGAGATTTCATGA containing:
- a CDS encoding DUF4249 domain-containing protein, producing MMKYYSIQLRNIFGLFLVVFLSSCEEVIDIDLNSSNPVLVAEGVIDNESPAWIRLTYTTDYFETEEARFESTATVTITDNVGHSEILEYISEGLYQGSDLIGAFNDQYTISILNNGIEYKASSKLFPPSEIRSVSFEENENLKPGQDESYTITINFEDDPLTNNYYLFKYWINGDLETNSYYLVDDSYYENTGLIEYSPFRLNFEMDDELRIQLYTIDEDTYDYYSELNDAEGGMMGGSSNPYNPESNFGTEVLGYFAAWSMVEYDTQVE